One region of Scophthalmus maximus strain ysfricsl-2021 chromosome 13, ASM2237912v1, whole genome shotgun sequence genomic DNA includes:
- the fam174c gene encoding protein FAM174C — translation MTSRVLAAVLLPICWLFVSLAKDATSPAAPRSAAPRSAATTNSSAGNSTSRGLFTGLSVDSSMIQRALYVLIAITMIGVLYFLIRAVRLKKPAQRKKKYGLLLDRRDSVEMDEVESDEDDTLFESRGLRR, via the exons ATGACTTCCCGCGTACTCGCCGCGGTTCTTCTACCGATCTGTTGGCTCTTCGTGTCGCTGGCGAAGGACGCGACCAGCCCCGCGGCGCCCCGCTCCGCGGCGCCCCGCTCCGCCGCGACGACGAACTCCAGCGCGGGGAACTCGACGAGCCGCGGCCTGTTCACCGGCCTGAGCGTGGACAGCTCGATGATCCAGCGGGCTCTGTACGTGCTCATCGCCATCACCATGATCGGAGTCCTGTACTTCCTCATCCGAGCCGTGCG gCTGAAGAAACCAgcccagaggaagaagaagtacGGTCTGTTGCTCGACCGCAGAGACTCAGTGGAGATGGACGAGGTGGAGAGTGACGAGGACGACACGCTGTTCGAGTCCCGTGGCCTccgcag ATGA
- the si:ch73-60h1.1 gene encoding calcium/calmodulin-dependent protein kinase type IV: MPTSRPGSEPVEFWVEGSRRDGTVEEFYTLSSELGRGATSVVYRCEEKQTQKPFAVKVLKKTIDKKIVRTEIGVLLRLSHPNIIQLKEIFETDTDIALVLELVTGGELFDRIVERGYYSERDAAHVIKQILEAVAYLHENGVVHRDLKPENLLYADLSLDAPLKIADFGLSKIIDDQVTMKTVCGTPGYCAPEILRGNAYGPEVDMWSVGVILYILLCGFEPFFDPRGDQYMYSRILNCDYEFVSPWWDEVSLNAKDLVSKLIVLDPHKRLSVREALQHPWILGKAARFSHMDVAQRKLQEFNARRKLKAAMKAVVATNRMHDGSRRRTDSCEIPGSGASRQSSMQQDPPPDTTGPAPTDKEAPPSDQHPEEDESKPADQSTLSPSPPHSPKPPSSDVTPTGPAPTRPPLRADGLRQVSVTPKTVLVQPRPPQKSCSVVESTPRVEATPTLTTPPSPNSLSNGFIPGAEPANKTTHCQ, encoded by the exons ATGCCGACGTCCCGGCCCGGTTCTGAGCCGGTGGAGTTCTGGGTGGAGGGGTCGCGGCGGGACGGGACGGTGGAGGAGTTCTACACCCTGAGCTCCGAGCTGGGCAG aggAGCGACGTCTGTCGTTTATCGCTGTGAAGAGAAACAGACTCAAAAACCTTTCGCTGTCAAAGTCCTGAAGAAAACG ATTGACAAGAAAATTGTTCGTACGGAAATCGGCGTCTTGCTGCGACTGTCACACCCGAACATC ATCCAGCTGAAGGAGATTTTCGAGACGGACACTGACATCGCTCTGGTGTTAGAGCTGGTGACCGGAGGAGAGCTGTTcgacag gatCGTGGAGAGAGGTTACTACAGTGAGAGAGACGCGGCTCACGTCATCAAACAGATCCTGGAGGCAGTGGCG tatcTACATGAGAACGGTGTGGTGCATCGCGACCTGAAGCCAGAGAACCTTCTGTACGCCGACCTGTCGCTGGATGCTCCTCTGAAGATCG CCGACTTCGGTCTGTCCAAAATCATCGACGACCAGGTGACCATGAAGACGGTCTGTGGTACACCGGGCTACTGCG CTCCAGAGATCCTGAGGGGAAACGCGTACGGCCCCGAGGTCGACATGTGGTCAGTGGGCGTCATCCTCTACATcct ACTCTGTGGGTTCGAGCCCTTCTTCGACCCCAGGGGCGACCAGTACATGTACAGCAGAATCCTCAACTGCGACTACGAGTTTGTGTCTCCGTGGTGGGACGAGGTCTCTCTCAACGCCAAGGACTTA GTCAGTAAGCTGATCGTCCTCGACCCTCACAAGCGCCTCAGCGTCCGCGAGGCGCTGCAGCACCCGTGGATTCTGGGTAAAGCCGCCCGCTTCTCCCACATGGACGTCGCCCAGAGGAAGCTGCAGGAGTTCAACGCTCGACGTAAACTCAAG gctGCCATGAAGGCCGTCGTCGCCACCAATCGGATGCACGATGGCTCGCGGCGTCGCACCGACAGCTGTGAGATTCCAGGCTCAGGGGCTTCCAGGCAGAGCAGCATGCAGCAGGACCCGCCTCCTGACACAACAGGCCCCGCCCCGACAGACAAAGAAGCCCCGCCCTCAGATCAACACCCGGAGGAGGACGAATCAAAGCCCGCTGACCAAAGTACCCtcagcccctcccctccacacagCCCCAAACCCCCCAGCTCTGATGTCACGCCCACAGGCCCGGCCCCCACCAGACCGCCGCTGCGAGCTGATGGGCTGCGACAGGTGTCTGTCACCCCCAAAACCGTGCTGGTCCAACCACGGCCGCCGCAGAAGAGCTGCTCCGTGGTAGAGTCCACCCCCAGAGTTGAGGCCACACCCACTCTGACCACGCCCCCAAGCCCCAACAGCCTCAGTAATGGCTTCATACCGGGGGCGGAGCCTGCCAATAAGACCACCCACTGCCAGTGA
- the LOC118318777 gene encoding uncharacterized protein LOC118318777 isoform X1: MDQQLMKRHQSHDEPAGGVRSLTFIFIFISITTLNVSVDRMTSAVLFITFIFIICSPRCESVAVGHSVSFSVVFSEETQLMVLTELTSCDEDHHHHHPPPPLPQDIEGPSVQVLSSLLPPQDAGRRLLLCLVSGLTSPLQHVLWWVDDTVLTAPAGDVSLVRSDEEGGAYSATSVLEVSAADWRSGSTFWCGTVQEGRVHRRRLIPQTVH; this comes from the exons ATGGATCAACAGCTGATGAAACGacatcag AGTCACGATgaaccagcagggggcgtcaGGTCACTGACCTTCATCTTCATATTCATCTCCATCACTACGCTCAATGTTTCTGTCGACAGGATGACGTCAGCAGTgctcttcatcaccttcatcttcatcatctgcaGCCCGAg gtgtgaGTCTGTGGCCGTCGGACACTCTGTCTCGTTCTCGGTGGTTTTCAGTGAAGAAACTCAGCTTATGGTTCTGACTGAACTAACATCCTGTGAtgaagatcatcatcatcatcatcctcctcctcctcttcctcaggatATTGAAG GTCCGTCGGTTCAGGTCTTGTCGAGTCTCCTGCCTCCTCAGGACGCAGGACGCcgcctgctgctctgcctcgTCTCCGGACTCACGTCTCCCCTGCAGCACGTCCTGTGGTGGGTCGATGACACGGTGCTGACGGCGCCGGCCGGTGACGTGTCACTGGTGAGGTCAGACGAGGAGGGCGGGGCCTACAGCGCCACCTCGGTGTTGGAGGTGTCGGCGGCAGACTGGAGGTCCGGGTCCACGTTCTGGTGCGGGACGGTCCAGGAGGGACGAGTCCACAGACGGAGGCTGATTCCACAAACTGTTCACTGA
- the LOC118318777 gene encoding uncharacterized protein LOC118318777 isoform X2, whose translation MTSAVLFITFIFIICSPRCESVAVGHSVSFSVVFSEETQLMVLTELTSCDEDHHHHHPPPPLPQDIEGPSVQVLSSLLPPQDAGRRLLLCLVSGLTSPLQHVLWWVDDTVLTAPAGDVSLVRSDEEGGAYSATSVLEVSAADWRSGSTFWCGTVQEGRVHRRRLIPQTVH comes from the exons ATGACGTCAGCAGTgctcttcatcaccttcatcttcatcatctgcaGCCCGAg gtgtgaGTCTGTGGCCGTCGGACACTCTGTCTCGTTCTCGGTGGTTTTCAGTGAAGAAACTCAGCTTATGGTTCTGACTGAACTAACATCCTGTGAtgaagatcatcatcatcatcatcctcctcctcctcttcctcaggatATTGAAG GTCCGTCGGTTCAGGTCTTGTCGAGTCTCCTGCCTCCTCAGGACGCAGGACGCcgcctgctgctctgcctcgTCTCCGGACTCACGTCTCCCCTGCAGCACGTCCTGTGGTGGGTCGATGACACGGTGCTGACGGCGCCGGCCGGTGACGTGTCACTGGTGAGGTCAGACGAGGAGGGCGGGGCCTACAGCGCCACCTCGGTGTTGGAGGTGTCGGCGGCAGACTGGAGGTCCGGGTCCACGTTCTGGTGCGGGACGGTCCAGGAGGGACGAGTCCACAGACGGAGGCTGATTCCACAAACTGTTCACTGA
- the si:ch211-1a19.3 gene encoding uncharacterized protein si:ch211-1a19.3: MAASSKSSQKAKSVVIALLALWSVISLVVIVVWATSPDLKSSAQCRVLLQDTKEKLEGAKVVWAADRAALEEKVVEERDKQARLTADNLLLLGRLHATNASLEESRQQNVVLNVNISVLQEEVEQLRQAEVNLTAQLGLKEDHIDALQQNLTQASHQTESCFSLKDAAQSQMVAAQTQTRACQSNQQYLNKQLQKCKAVDSQQTSPEEHQTPDDDKSASPPLAGVPLLPLLVYIALHLMT, from the exons atGGCGGCCTCCTCCAAGTCGTCCCAGAAGGCCAAGAGTGTGGTCATCGCCCTGCTGGCGCTGTGGTCCGTCATCTCGCTGGTTGTCATCGTGGTGTGGGCCACGTCTCCGGACCTGAAGAGCTCGGCCCAGTGTCGCGTCCTGCTGCAGGACAccaaggagaagctggagggCGCCAAGGTGGTGTGGGCTGCGGACCGGGCGGcgctggaggagaaggtggtggaggagcGGGACAAGCAGGCTCGCCTCACCGCcgacaacctgctgctgctgggacgCCTCCACGCCACCAACGCCTCGCTGGAGGAGAGTCGGCAGCAGAAC GTCGTCCTGAACGTGAACATCAGCGTCCtacaggaggaggtggagcagctgcGTCAGGCCGAGGTGAACCTCACAGCCCAGCTCGGCCTGAAGGAAG aTCACATCGACGCCCTGCAGCAGAACCTGACCCAGGCCTCCCACCAGACCGAGTCCTGCTTCAGCCTGAAGGACGCCGCTCAGAGTCAGATGGTGGCGGCTCAGACTCAGACCAGAGCCTGCCAGTCCAACCAGCAGTACCTTAACAAACAGCT tCAGAAGTGTAAAGCCGTAGACTCTCAGCAGACGTCACCTGAGGAGCACCAGACCCCCGACGATGACAAGTCGGCGTCCCCGCCCCTCGCCGGCGTccccctgctgccgctgctcgtCTACATCGCTCTTCATCTGATGACCT ga
- the LOC118318169 gene encoding proline-rich extensin-like protein EPR1 isoform X2 codes for MRSRSFTAENKDPPRGQEPVKDPPQRPEPVKDPPLGPEPVKDPPQRPEPVKDPPRGPEPVKDPPRGPEPPQRPEPVKDPPRGPEPVKDPPLGPEPVKDPPQRPEPVKDPPLGPEPVKDPPQRPEPVKDPPQRPEPVKDPPRGPEPVKDPPLGPEPVKDPPQRPEPVKDPPQRPEPVKDPPQRPEPVKDPPRGPEPVKDPPLGPEPVKDPPQRPEPVKDPPLGPEPVKDPPQRPEPVKDPPRGPEPVKDPPLGPEPVKDPPRGPEPVKDPPLGPEPVKDPPQRPEPVKDPPLGPEPVKDPPQRPEPVKDPPRGPEPVKDPPQRPEPVKDPLRGPEPVKDPPQRPEPVKDPPLGPEPVKDPPLGPEPVKDPPRGPEPVKDPPLGPEPVKDPPQRPEPVKDPPLGPEPVKDPPQRPEPVKDPPRGPEPVKDPPQRPEPVKDPLRGPEPVKDPPQRPEPVKDPPLGPEPVKEREEGG; via the exons ATGAGGTCCAGAAGTTTCACAGCTGAGAACAAAGATCCTCCTCGAGGACAAGAACCGGTCAAAGACCCTCCTCAAAGACCAGAACCGGTCAAAGATCCTCCTCTAGGACCAGAACCAGTCAAAGACCCTCCTCAAAGACCAGAACCGGTCAAAGACCCTCCTCGAGGACCAGAACCGGTCAAAGATCCTCCTCGAGGACCAGAA CCTCCTCAAAGACCAGAACCGGTCAAAGACCCTCCTCGAGGACCAGAACCAGTCAAAGACCCTCCTCTAGGACCAGAACCAGTCAAAGACCCTCCTCAAAGACCAGAACCGGTCAAAGACCCTCCTCTAGGACCAGAACCGGTCAAAGACCCTCCTCAAAGACCAGAACCGGTCAAAGACCCTCCTCAAAGACCAGAACCGGTCAAAGACCCTCCTCGAGGACCAGAACCGGTCAAAGATCCTCCTCTAGGACCAGAACCAGTCAAAGACCCTCCTCAAAGACCAGAACCAGTCAAAGACCCTCCTCAAAGACCAGAACCAGTCAAAGACCCTCCTCAAAGACCAGAACCGGTCAAAGACCCTCCTCGAGGACCAGAACCAGTCAAAGACCCTCCTCTAGGACCAGAACCAGTCAAAGACCCTCCTCAAAGACCAGAACCGGTCAAAGACCCTCCTCTAGGACCAGAACCAGTCAAAGACCCTCCTCAAAGACCAGAACCGGTCAAAGACCCTCCTCGAGGACCAGAACCAGTCAAAGACCCTCCTCTAGGACCAGAACCAGTCAAAGACCCTCCTCGAGGACCAGAACCAGTCAAAGACCCTCCTCTAGGACCAGAACCAGTCAAAGACCCTCCTCAAAGACCAGAACCGGTCAAAGACCCTCCTCTAGGACCAGAACCAGTCAAAGACCCTCCTCAAAGACCAGAACCGGTCAAAGACCCTCCTCGAGGACCAGAACCGGTCAAAGATCCTCCTCAAAGACCAGAACCGGTCAAAGACCCTCTTCGAGGACCAGAACCAGTCAAAGACCCTCCTCAAAGACCAGAACCGGTCAAAGACCCTCCTCTAGGACCAGAACCAGTCAAAGACCCTCCTCTAGGACCAGAACCAGTCAAAGACCCTCCTCGAGGACCAGAACCAGTCAAAGACCCTCCTCTAGGACCAGAACCAGTCAAAGACCCTCCTCAAAGACCAGAACCGGTCAAAGACCCTCCTCTAGGACCAGAACCAGTCAAAGACCCTCCTCAAAGACCAGAACCGGTCAAAGACCCTCCTCGAGGACCAGAACCGGTCAAAGATCCTCCTCAAAGACCAGAACCGGTCAAAGACCCTCTTCGAGGACCAGAACCAGTCAAAGACCCTCCTCAAAGACCAGAACCGGTCAAAGACCCTCCTCTAGGACCAGAACCGgtcaaagagagggaggaggggggatga
- the LOC118318169 gene encoding proline-rich extensin-like protein EPR1 isoform X1: MRSRSFTAENKDPPRGQEPVKDPPQRPEPVKDPPLGPEPVKDPPQRPEPVKDPPRGPEPVKDPPRGPEPVKDPPLGPEPVKDPPQRPEPVKDPPQRPEPVKDPPQRPEPVKDPPRGPEPVKDPPLGPEPVKDPPQRPEPVKDPPLGPEPVKDPPQRPEPVKDPPQRPEPVKDPPRGPEPVKDPPLGPEPVKDPPQRPEPVKDPPQRPEPVKDPPQRPEPVKDPPRGPEPVKDPPLGPEPVKDPPQRPEPVKDPPLGPEPVKDPPQRPEPVKDPPRGPEPVKDPPLGPEPVKDPPRGPEPVKDPPLGPEPVKDPPQRPEPVKDPPLGPEPVKDPPQRPEPVKDPPRGPEPVKDPPQRPEPVKDPLRGPEPVKDPPQRPEPVKDPPLGPEPVKDPPLGPEPVKDPPRGPEPVKDPPLGPEPVKDPPQRPEPVKDPPLGPEPVKDPPQRPEPVKDPPRGPEPVKDPPQRPEPVKDPLRGPEPVKDPPQRPEPVKDPPLGPEPVKEREEGG, translated from the coding sequence ATGAGGTCCAGAAGTTTCACAGCTGAGAACAAAGATCCTCCTCGAGGACAAGAACCGGTCAAAGACCCTCCTCAAAGACCAGAACCGGTCAAAGATCCTCCTCTAGGACCAGAACCAGTCAAAGACCCTCCTCAAAGACCAGAACCGGTCAAAGACCCTCCTCGAGGACCAGAACCGGTCAAAGATCCTCCTCGAGGACCAGAACCGGTCAAAGACCCTCCTCTAGGACCAGAACCAGTCAAAGACCCTCCTCAAAGACCAGAACCAGTCAAAGACCCTCCTCAAAGACCAGAACCAGTCAAAGACCCTCCTCAAAGACCAGAACCGGTCAAAGACCCTCCTCGAGGACCAGAACCAGTCAAAGACCCTCCTCTAGGACCAGAACCAGTCAAAGACCCTCCTCAAAGACCAGAACCGGTCAAAGACCCTCCTCTAGGACCAGAACCGGTCAAAGACCCTCCTCAAAGACCAGAACCGGTCAAAGACCCTCCTCAAAGACCAGAACCGGTCAAAGACCCTCCTCGAGGACCAGAACCGGTCAAAGATCCTCCTCTAGGACCAGAACCAGTCAAAGACCCTCCTCAAAGACCAGAACCAGTCAAAGACCCTCCTCAAAGACCAGAACCAGTCAAAGACCCTCCTCAAAGACCAGAACCGGTCAAAGACCCTCCTCGAGGACCAGAACCAGTCAAAGACCCTCCTCTAGGACCAGAACCAGTCAAAGACCCTCCTCAAAGACCAGAACCGGTCAAAGACCCTCCTCTAGGACCAGAACCAGTCAAAGACCCTCCTCAAAGACCAGAACCGGTCAAAGACCCTCCTCGAGGACCAGAACCAGTCAAAGACCCTCCTCTAGGACCAGAACCAGTCAAAGACCCTCCTCGAGGACCAGAACCAGTCAAAGACCCTCCTCTAGGACCAGAACCAGTCAAAGACCCTCCTCAAAGACCAGAACCGGTCAAAGACCCTCCTCTAGGACCAGAACCAGTCAAAGACCCTCCTCAAAGACCAGAACCGGTCAAAGACCCTCCTCGAGGACCAGAACCGGTCAAAGATCCTCCTCAAAGACCAGAACCGGTCAAAGACCCTCTTCGAGGACCAGAACCAGTCAAAGACCCTCCTCAAAGACCAGAACCGGTCAAAGACCCTCCTCTAGGACCAGAACCAGTCAAAGACCCTCCTCTAGGACCAGAACCAGTCAAAGACCCTCCTCGAGGACCAGAACCAGTCAAAGACCCTCCTCTAGGACCAGAACCAGTCAAAGACCCTCCTCAAAGACCAGAACCGGTCAAAGACCCTCCTCTAGGACCAGAACCAGTCAAAGACCCTCCTCAAAGACCAGAACCGGTCAAAGACCCTCCTCGAGGACCAGAACCGGTCAAAGATCCTCCTCAAAGACCAGAACCGGTCAAAGACCCTCTTCGAGGACCAGAACCAGTCAAAGACCCTCCTCAAAGACCAGAACCGGTCAAAGACCCTCCTCTAGGACCAGAACCGgtcaaagagagggaggaggggggatga